Proteins encoded within one genomic window of Triticum aestivum cultivar Chinese Spring chromosome 2D, IWGSC CS RefSeq v2.1, whole genome shotgun sequence:
- the LOC123056174 gene encoding RING-H2 finger protein ATL66-like gives MGAPGPDSWMFAVAYSSRYSTRSRLLLTGLAMAMGVLTLLLYLAVSHSCRRRPSAEDHEAGGITDAAVIAVADAQTPPMDCAVCLGLVEAGEKLRRLPRCSHLFHADCVHAWLRAHSTCPMCRAATNSSKKDDATTAAAATAALPPGVTTGSAPPAALETVNGIT, from the coding sequence ATGGGCGCACCTGGGCCAGACTCATGGATGTTCGCGGTCGCCTACAGCTCCAGGTACAGCACGCGCTCGCGGCTGCTGCTCACGGGGCTCGCCATGGCGATGGgcgtcctcaccctcctcctctaCCTCGCCGTCTCCCACTCCTGCCGCCGCCGTCCGAGCGCGGAGGACCATGAGGCCGGCGGCATCACCGACGCCGCCGTGATCGCAGTGGCTGACGCGCAGACCCCGCCGATGGACTGCGCGGTGTGCCTCGGGCTGGTGGAGGCCGGCGAGAAGCTGCGCCGGCTCCCCAGGTGCAGCCATCTCTTCCACGCCGACTGCGTCCATGCCTGGCTGCGCGCGCACTCCACGTGCCCCATGTGCCGCGCCGCCACCAATTCCTCCAAGAAGGATGACGccaccacggcggcggcggcaacagcaGCGCTGCCACCAGGCGTGACCACTGGCTCGGCGCCGCCAGCTGCCTTGGAAACAGTGAATGGAATAACATGA